A genomic stretch from Cellulomonas sp. KRMCY2 includes:
- a CDS encoding GDP-mannose 4,6-dehydratase, whose amino-acid sequence MARALITGITGQDGLYLSELLLSKGYEVFGLIRGQNNPKLDLVRATVPEVKLLTGDLTDLSSLLRAMESSQPDEVYNLGAISFVAYSWENAMLTTDVTGKGVLNILEAVRLYSHDDPHKVRFYQASSSEMFGKVQEVPQRESTLLWPRSPYGVAKVFGHYMTINYRESYGMHASSGILFNHESPRRGPEFVTRKISQAVSRIKLGLQDGITMGNLDAKRDWGFAGDYVEAMWLMLQQDTADDYVISTGVTHSIKELLDVAFAAVGIDDWAPYVTQDPRFMRPAEVELLIGDSTKARTTLGWEPKVAFTELVQMMVANDLVEQRAQAGR is encoded by the coding sequence ATGGCGCGCGCACTCATCACGGGCATCACCGGTCAGGACGGTCTCTACCTCTCCGAGCTCCTGCTCTCCAAGGGCTACGAGGTCTTCGGCCTGATCCGCGGTCAGAACAATCCGAAGCTGGACCTGGTCCGCGCGACGGTGCCGGAGGTCAAGCTGCTGACCGGGGACCTGACCGACCTGTCGAGCCTGCTGCGCGCGATGGAGTCGTCCCAGCCCGACGAGGTCTACAACCTCGGTGCGATCTCTTTCGTCGCGTACTCGTGGGAGAACGCGATGCTCACGACCGACGTCACCGGCAAGGGCGTGCTCAACATCCTCGAGGCCGTCCGGCTGTACTCGCACGACGACCCGCACAAGGTGCGGTTCTACCAGGCGTCCAGCTCGGAGATGTTCGGCAAGGTCCAGGAGGTCCCGCAGCGCGAGTCGACCCTGCTGTGGCCGCGGTCGCCGTACGGCGTCGCCAAGGTCTTCGGGCACTACATGACGATCAACTACCGCGAGTCGTACGGCATGCACGCGTCCTCGGGCATCCTGTTCAACCACGAGTCGCCGCGCCGCGGCCCGGAGTTCGTCACCCGCAAGATCAGCCAGGCGGTCTCGCGGATCAAGCTCGGCCTGCAGGACGGCATCACGATGGGCAACCTCGACGCCAAGCGCGACTGGGGCTTCGCCGGCGACTACGTCGAGGCCATGTGGTTGATGCTCCAGCAGGACACCGCCGACGACTACGTCATCTCCACCGGTGTGACCCACTCGATCAAGGAGCTGCTCGACGTGGCCTTCGCCGCGGTCGGCATCGACGACTGGGCGCCCTACGTCACGCAGGACCCGCGGTTCATGCGGCCGGCGGAGGTCGAGCTGCTCATCGGCGACTCGACCAAGGCCCGCACCACGCTCGGCTGGGAGCCCAAGGTCGCCTTCACCGAGCTCGTGCAGATGATGGTGGCCAACGACCTCGTAGAGCAGCGCGCCCAGGCGGGAAGGTAG
- a CDS encoding GDP-mannose 4,6-dehydratase: MPRALITGITGQDGGYLAEQLLADGADVHGLVHEQDEAAAAFASSYPSVSLHVGDLADGDRLRGLVGEIEPDELYNLAGISSVAFSWEHPVLTAELSGVAAAVLFQAAFRLQERTGRQVACVQASSSEIFGVARTFPQDESTPVRPVSPYGAAKAYAHHIAGVYRSKGLHVTSCILFNHESPRRPTTFVTRKITATAARIGADGSGVLRLGNLEARRDWGWAPDYVDAMVRAARHDVGGDFVIATGRTHTVAEFAEAALRHAGVGDAWRDHVEVDPELLRPMDTAEMVGDAGKARRELGWEPTVDFEEIVGRMVDHDVELLRKDA; the protein is encoded by the coding sequence GTGCCGCGTGCGCTGATCACCGGGATCACTGGCCAGGACGGCGGCTACCTCGCCGAACAGCTTCTGGCGGACGGTGCGGACGTTCACGGCCTCGTGCATGAGCAGGACGAGGCGGCCGCGGCGTTCGCATCGTCGTACCCGTCCGTCTCGCTGCACGTCGGCGACCTCGCGGACGGCGACCGCCTTCGCGGGCTGGTCGGCGAGATCGAGCCGGACGAGCTGTACAACCTGGCCGGGATCAGCTCGGTCGCGTTCTCCTGGGAGCATCCCGTCCTGACCGCCGAGCTCAGCGGTGTGGCGGCCGCGGTCCTCTTCCAGGCGGCCTTCCGCCTGCAGGAGCGTACGGGCCGCCAGGTCGCCTGCGTGCAGGCCAGCAGCTCGGAGATCTTCGGCGTGGCGCGGACCTTCCCGCAGGACGAGAGCACCCCGGTGCGACCGGTCTCGCCCTACGGCGCCGCCAAGGCGTACGCCCACCACATCGCGGGGGTGTACCGCAGCAAGGGCCTGCACGTGACCAGCTGCATCCTGTTCAACCACGAGTCACCCCGGCGGCCCACCACCTTCGTGACCCGGAAGATCACCGCGACAGCGGCGCGGATCGGTGCCGACGGTTCGGGCGTGCTGCGCCTGGGCAACCTCGAGGCCCGTCGCGACTGGGGCTGGGCGCCGGACTACGTCGACGCCATGGTGCGGGCCGCTCGCCATGACGTCGGTGGCGACTTCGTGATCGCCACCGGGCGCACGCACACGGTCGCGGAGTTCGCCGAGGCGGCGCTGCGGCACGCGGGCGTGGGGGACGCGTGGAGGGACCACGTCGAGGTGGACCCGGAGCTGCTGCGCCCGATGGACACCGCGGAGATGGTCGGCGACGCAGGCAAGGCCCGTCGTGAGCTCGGCTGGGAGCCCACCGTCGACTTCGAGGAGATCGTCGGACGGATGGTCGACCACGACGTGGAGCTGCTGCGGAAGGACGCCTGA
- a CDS encoding glycosyltransferase, protein MARTPEAPVVRPGVVSVVLVNYKGAGDTIACVRAFDDVEWPAERLELIVVENDSGDGSAEQIRAAVPGATVVESGANLGFAGGCNLGVAHATGQYVGFINNDARPGPQWVAAAVAAFEADATVGSVASKVLDWDGTLVDYVDGSLTWFGMGYKREVEKPDSAAYDTAKDVLFGTGAAMFVRAELFRAEGGFDERFFMFYEDVDLGWRLNLLGHRVRYVPGSVAFHRHHVTMKKFGSFRESYLLERNALLTMYKNYDDASLARALPAAMALAVRRSVARTDVDASALDLQRSPGGDDTGTLEIPKMALTGAYAIDYFVEQLPSLLVSRRDLQARRRRSDRELFPLFRESIEPAYGMPSYLAAHEALVEAFGIEEHFRARHRILVVTGEPLLERMAGPAIRAWEIAKALAPEHEVRLVSTAGAKRSSADFSVEYAAGTGLHEPTGWADVIIFQGFLLETAPWVKGSGTIIVADIYDPMHLEQLEQAKDLGPDGRVHAVQVTTHTLNEQLRRADFLLCASDKQRDFWLGQLAGQGRVNPAVYDENQNLDNLITVVPFGIEDAAPVQRRHAIKGAVPGIGPDDKVILWGGGIYNWFDPLTLIRAVDRLKDRHPEVRLFFLGMKHPNPGVPEMTVAWQTQELARELGLTGRNVFFNEGWVPYDERADYLLDADVGVSTHFQHVETAFSFRTRILDYLWASLPIVATDGDTFGVLIREHGLGRVVPQQDVEALEAALEEMLFDEAAAAAAVEAVQAFAGSYAWSKVLTPLVKFCRTPRRALDLAVPPEPAAPRKRRRQPRRSVRGDVTLARDYLRAGGVREVTRRAVGRVRRVLGNGNPPG, encoded by the coding sequence ATGGCACGCACGCCGGAGGCACCTGTCGTGCGCCCGGGGGTCGTCTCGGTCGTCCTGGTCAACTACAAGGGCGCCGGGGACACGATCGCGTGCGTGCGCGCGTTCGACGACGTCGAGTGGCCGGCCGAGCGGCTCGAGCTGATCGTCGTGGAGAACGACTCGGGTGACGGCAGCGCCGAGCAGATCCGCGCGGCGGTCCCGGGTGCGACAGTCGTCGAGTCGGGTGCGAACCTCGGCTTCGCCGGCGGCTGCAACCTCGGTGTCGCGCATGCGACGGGTCAGTACGTCGGCTTCATCAACAACGACGCCCGGCCCGGCCCGCAGTGGGTCGCCGCAGCCGTCGCGGCCTTCGAGGCGGATGCCACGGTCGGCTCGGTCGCCTCCAAGGTCCTGGACTGGGACGGCACGCTCGTCGACTACGTCGACGGCTCGCTGACCTGGTTCGGCATGGGCTACAAGCGTGAGGTCGAGAAGCCGGACTCGGCCGCGTACGACACCGCCAAGGACGTGCTGTTCGGCACCGGCGCGGCGATGTTCGTCCGCGCCGAGCTGTTCCGCGCCGAGGGCGGCTTCGACGAGCGCTTCTTCATGTTCTACGAGGACGTGGACCTGGGCTGGCGGCTCAACCTGCTCGGCCACCGGGTCCGCTACGTCCCCGGCTCGGTCGCGTTCCACCGTCACCACGTGACGATGAAGAAGTTCGGCAGCTTCCGCGAGAGCTACCTGCTCGAGCGCAACGCGCTGCTGACCATGTACAAGAACTACGACGACGCGTCGCTGGCCCGGGCGCTGCCCGCCGCGATGGCGCTGGCCGTTCGCCGGTCGGTGGCCCGCACCGACGTCGACGCGTCGGCCCTCGACCTGCAGCGCTCGCCGGGCGGGGACGACACCGGCACGCTCGAGATCCCCAAGATGGCGCTGACCGGCGCTTACGCGATCGACTACTTCGTCGAGCAGCTGCCGAGCCTCCTGGTCAGCCGGCGCGACCTCCAGGCCCGACGTCGGCGCAGCGACCGCGAGCTGTTCCCGCTGTTCCGCGAGTCCATCGAGCCCGCCTACGGGATGCCCAGCTACCTGGCCGCGCACGAGGCGCTGGTCGAGGCGTTCGGGATCGAGGAGCACTTCAGGGCCCGGCACCGCATCCTCGTGGTGACCGGCGAGCCGTTGCTCGAGCGCATGGCGGGGCCCGCGATCCGGGCCTGGGAGATCGCCAAGGCGCTCGCACCCGAGCACGAGGTGCGGCTGGTCTCGACCGCCGGGGCGAAGCGTTCCAGCGCGGACTTCTCGGTCGAGTACGCGGCCGGCACGGGCCTGCACGAGCCGACCGGCTGGGCCGACGTGATCATCTTCCAGGGCTTCCTGCTGGAGACCGCCCCCTGGGTCAAGGGCAGCGGCACGATCATCGTCGCGGACATCTACGACCCGATGCACCTCGAGCAGCTCGAGCAGGCCAAGGACCTCGGCCCGGACGGCCGGGTGCACGCGGTGCAGGTGACCACGCACACCCTGAACGAGCAGCTGCGCCGGGCGGACTTCCTGCTTTGCGCGTCGGACAAGCAGCGGGACTTCTGGCTCGGCCAGCTCGCCGGTCAGGGCCGGGTCAACCCCGCCGTCTACGACGAGAACCAGAACCTCGACAACCTCATCACCGTGGTGCCGTTCGGCATCGAGGACGCCGCACCGGTCCAGCGCCGGCACGCGATCAAGGGAGCCGTGCCCGGCATCGGGCCGGACGACAAGGTGATCCTCTGGGGCGGCGGGATCTACAACTGGTTCGACCCGCTGACCCTGATCCGCGCCGTCGACCGGCTCAAGGACCGCCACCCCGAGGTCCGGCTCTTCTTCCTGGGCATGAAGCACCCCAACCCCGGCGTGCCGGAGATGACGGTCGCCTGGCAGACCCAAGAGCTCGCGCGCGAGCTCGGGCTGACCGGGCGCAACGTCTTCTTCAACGAGGGCTGGGTGCCCTACGACGAGCGTGCCGACTACCTGCTCGACGCCGACGTCGGTGTCTCGACGCACTTCCAGCACGTGGAGACGGCGTTCAGCTTCCGCACCCGGATCCTGGACTACCTGTGGGCCTCGCTGCCGATCGTGGCGACCGATGGTGACACGTTCGGTGTGCTGATCCGCGAGCACGGCCTCGGCCGGGTCGTCCCTCAGCAGGACGTTGAGGCGCTCGAGGCCGCCCTCGAGGAGATGCTCTTCGACGAGGCCGCCGCCGCGGCCGCGGTCGAGGCCGTCCAGGCGTTCGCCGGGAGCTATGCGTGGTCGAAGGTCCTGACCCCGCTCGTGAAGTTCTGCCGCACACCGCGCCGGGCGCTCGACCTCGCGGTCCCGCCCGAGCCGGCCGCCCCGCGCAAGCGTCGGCGGCAGCCTCGGCGCTCGGTCCGCGGTGACGTCACCCTGGCGCGGGACTACCTGCGTGCCGGTGGCGTGCGCGAGGTCACCCGGCGCGCGGTCGGTCGGGTGCGACGGGTGCTCGGCAACGGGAACCCTCCGGGCTGA
- a CDS encoding glycosyltransferase, with product MSTIHIAVVSTRSCAPLARATVRRAVPAVPSAQVHVLDVDGSYAPVGPEEVLTAVDVGLTDAELHLRAMLHEPAELMRWLYPTLVRTIQAGTPQPATATVLVVQPGVLLLGWPGAVLDAATRYGICLIARTPLALPADGRRPTTDDVAVAGAYAPQLLALRGRQGTLLDLWERAGATVDGTGDHWLEIAASRLPHHTVRDVAALVSPWNLTPAHRITPTPGVEVDGLVLDGHDVDAIDLTAWDPSSPWLLDARPLGDPRGRLSDHPVLAALVQQIAETLQAEARDGTDRRSGTWDLSTTSLGTPVDEPLRELYRAAIARSAPSARDQDPPDPFDPRAADGLMAWLTEPAADGGPGRYLRAIHRTRPDLQAAFPSVPGEHTAGFLAWVHTDAALEYPATLITRAAARTATPDVAPPRRPAAGVNVVGYLRGELGIGESARLMVDALKAAGVPYTTVPVDRHLISRQNAADGGADDVTTGRDAGQQVFGTSLICVNADLTSSIAATISDLLSRSYRIGMWYWEVEDFRARHDAFVHVDEVWTATDFIRNAIEPHSPVPVRTVTPPLPQRGPTPTLTRADLGLPERPVFLFSFDFLSTAERKNPLGLIEAFTAAFAPGEGPVLVIKSINADKRPAEAERLRLRAATAPDVVLMEDYLDAAERDALVALCDVYVSLHRSEGLGLTMAEAMAWGKPVIATGYSGNLQFMTDENSFLVPWTPTQIPAGADPYPAGGIWADPDLGAAARLMRSVIEEPDVAAARGARAASDIATLHSPEVAGRLVVERLAESADRRRARLRTSLGDRLRSTARRLR from the coding sequence GTGAGCACGATCCACATCGCCGTCGTCAGCACGCGGAGCTGCGCTCCCCTCGCCCGCGCGACCGTTCGACGGGCGGTCCCCGCCGTACCGTCCGCGCAGGTGCACGTGCTGGACGTCGACGGCAGCTATGCGCCGGTCGGCCCCGAGGAGGTGCTCACCGCGGTCGATGTCGGCCTCACGGACGCGGAGCTGCACCTCCGGGCGATGCTCCACGAGCCCGCGGAGCTGATGCGGTGGCTGTACCCCACGCTGGTGCGCACCATCCAGGCCGGTACCCCGCAGCCCGCGACCGCGACGGTGCTCGTCGTGCAGCCGGGCGTCCTGTTGCTGGGCTGGCCCGGTGCCGTGCTCGACGCAGCGACGAGGTACGGGATCTGCCTGATCGCACGCACGCCACTGGCCCTGCCCGCCGACGGTCGCCGACCGACCACCGACGACGTCGCGGTCGCCGGCGCCTACGCCCCCCAGCTCCTGGCCCTGCGCGGCAGACAGGGCACGCTGCTGGACCTGTGGGAGCGAGCCGGTGCCACGGTGGACGGCACGGGCGACCACTGGCTCGAGATCGCGGCCAGCCGCCTGCCGCACCACACCGTGCGGGACGTCGCCGCGCTCGTCTCGCCGTGGAACCTGACGCCCGCGCACCGGATCACCCCGACACCCGGTGTCGAGGTCGACGGGCTCGTGCTGGACGGGCACGACGTCGATGCCATCGACCTGACCGCCTGGGACCCGAGCAGCCCGTGGCTGCTGGACGCACGGCCGCTCGGCGACCCGCGCGGCCGGCTCAGCGATCACCCCGTGCTCGCCGCCCTGGTCCAGCAGATCGCCGAGACCCTCCAGGCGGAGGCCCGGGACGGCACGGACCGCCGATCCGGCACCTGGGACCTGAGCACGACGTCGCTCGGCACACCCGTCGACGAGCCGTTGCGCGAGCTCTACCGGGCCGCCATCGCCCGGAGCGCCCCGTCGGCCCGTGACCAGGACCCACCCGACCCCTTCGACCCGCGGGCCGCCGACGGCCTGATGGCCTGGCTCACGGAGCCGGCGGCGGACGGCGGCCCAGGGCGGTACCTGCGCGCCATCCACCGGACCCGGCCCGACCTCCAGGCGGCGTTCCCCTCGGTACCCGGAGAGCACACCGCAGGATTCCTCGCGTGGGTCCACACTGACGCCGCACTGGAGTACCCCGCCACCCTCATCACCCGCGCAGCCGCGCGGACCGCCACGCCGGACGTCGCACCACCACGACGGCCCGCCGCCGGCGTCAATGTGGTGGGCTACCTTCGCGGGGAGCTGGGGATCGGCGAGTCCGCCCGGCTCATGGTCGACGCGCTCAAGGCCGCCGGTGTCCCGTACACGACAGTGCCGGTCGACCGGCACCTGATCAGTCGCCAGAACGCGGCCGACGGCGGAGCCGACGACGTCACGACCGGACGCGACGCCGGCCAGCAGGTCTTCGGCACGAGCCTGATCTGCGTGAACGCCGACCTCACCTCGTCGATCGCGGCGACCATCTCCGACCTGCTCTCCCGCAGCTACCGGATCGGCATGTGGTACTGGGAGGTCGAGGACTTCCGGGCCCGGCACGACGCCTTCGTGCACGTCGACGAGGTCTGGACGGCGACCGACTTCATCCGGAACGCCATCGAGCCGCACTCCCCGGTCCCGGTCCGTACGGTCACCCCGCCGCTGCCGCAGCGCGGGCCCACCCCGACCCTGACCCGTGCCGATCTCGGTCTGCCCGAGCGGCCGGTGTTCCTCTTCTCGTTCGACTTCCTGAGCACCGCCGAGCGCAAGAACCCGCTCGGCCTCATCGAGGCCTTCACCGCCGCGTTCGCGCCGGGCGAGGGGCCCGTGCTGGTGATCAAGTCGATCAACGCCGACAAGCGTCCGGCCGAGGCGGAGCGTCTGCGCCTGCGGGCCGCAACCGCGCCCGACGTCGTGCTGATGGAGGACTACCTGGACGCGGCCGAGCGCGACGCCCTGGTGGCCCTGTGCGACGTCTACGTGTCCCTGCACCGCTCCGAGGGGCTCGGGCTGACGATGGCGGAGGCGATGGCCTGGGGCAAGCCCGTCATCGCCACCGGCTACAGCGGCAACCTGCAGTTCATGACGGACGAGAACAGCTTCCTGGTGCCCTGGACACCGACGCAGATCCCGGCGGGCGCCGACCCGTATCCGGCCGGTGGCATCTGGGCCGACCCAGACCTGGGCGCCGCAGCACGCCTGATGCGCTCGGTCATCGAGGAGCCGGACGTGGCTGCCGCGCGCGGGGCACGTGCAGCATCCGACATCGCCACGCTGCACTCCCCCGAGGTGGCCGGCCGGCTCGTCGTCGAACGGCTCGCCGAGTCGGCCGACCGTCGCCGTGCCAGGCTGCGCACCAGCCTCGGTGACCGCCTGCGCAGCACGGCCCGCAGACTGCGCTGA
- a CDS encoding GDP-L-fucose synthase, with the protein MTATERILITGVSGVAGRALVRELRDSGYDVVGATSSRADLTERVQAEELLEAVRPTYVVHLAGRVHGLMGNIHSQGQAFYENVQINTNVVEASRRVGVKKLVAMGSTAVYSDIVPLPMREDDLWLGPPHDSERGYAHAKRAMVAQLEAYRDQYDMDFAFVVSTNLYGPGDKFDEAHGHVLPSLVSKVHRAKEWGEPLEVWGTGTATRDFLYSADAASAIRMILESYSGVINLATGVSVTIREAVETLVRVSGYAGPVSWDSSKPDGQHARAYDVSRLEALGWTPTFTLEQGLAETHRWYVDNFATARR; encoded by the coding sequence TTGACAGCAACCGAGAGAATCCTGATCACAGGCGTGTCGGGGGTAGCGGGCCGCGCCCTCGTACGGGAGTTGAGGGACTCCGGGTACGACGTCGTCGGAGCTACGTCGTCTCGCGCCGACCTGACAGAGCGGGTGCAGGCTGAGGAGCTCCTCGAGGCCGTGCGTCCGACGTACGTCGTCCATCTGGCTGGCCGCGTCCATGGGCTCATGGGCAATATCCACTCCCAGGGCCAGGCCTTCTACGAGAACGTCCAGATCAACACGAATGTGGTCGAAGCCAGCCGACGGGTCGGCGTGAAGAAGCTTGTCGCCATGGGCTCGACCGCCGTCTACTCGGACATCGTGCCGCTGCCGATGCGGGAAGACGACCTCTGGCTCGGGCCTCCGCACGACTCGGAGCGGGGATACGCGCACGCGAAGCGCGCGATGGTTGCCCAGCTCGAGGCCTACCGCGATCAGTACGACATGGACTTCGCCTTCGTCGTGTCGACGAACCTGTACGGCCCGGGAGACAAGTTCGACGAGGCGCACGGTCATGTGCTTCCGTCGCTCGTGTCCAAGGTCCACCGCGCGAAGGAGTGGGGCGAGCCACTCGAGGTATGGGGGACTGGCACGGCCACGCGTGACTTCCTGTACTCGGCGGATGCGGCGTCGGCCATCCGGATGATTCTCGAGAGCTACTCCGGCGTCATCAATCTGGCCACCGGGGTGTCCGTCACGATCCGCGAGGCCGTCGAGACCCTCGTGCGGGTGTCTGGTTACGCCGGACCAGTCAGCTGGGACTCGTCGAAGCCCGACGGGCAGCACGCTCGAGCCTACGACGTCTCGCGACTCGAGGCCCTGGGCTGGACGCCGACGTTCACATTGGAGCAAGGACTTGCCGAGACACATCGATGGTATGTAGACAACTTCGCCACCGCGCGCCGCTAG
- a CDS encoding FkbM family methyltransferase yields the protein MTVKSFAQNFEDVLLWRALQHVAGGRYVDVGAGHPEHNSVTKLFYDAGWSGINIEPLPTLADALTKQRPRDVTLQAAVSAREADFADLTVVDLWDELSTISDERAEELRGEGRAVTTTTVPVVRLDEVLAAHGMRDIQFLKVDVEGAELDVLHTIDLTRTRPWIAVVEVVSGNAETNPRRAIRQHLEDHDYVHAYFDGLNDFYLAKELADELLPNFATPVNVTDDFVVVADGDRVMVELIGEKVGMVSPAQASEVMQRVEAVVRDRIDFETRLRDVEAELASRLSDFEAALAASEQRNDEAEERVRARDESIQGLQLRGEALEQTSFERERMVAWYAAEVSNFRNRLQRQESLDAERAERQEAQRRAAQDIQLRLDGVLASTSWRITLPMRAIRRPRTYLKEWVRR from the coding sequence ATGACTGTGAAGTCCTTCGCCCAGAACTTCGAGGACGTCCTGCTGTGGCGTGCTCTGCAGCACGTGGCAGGAGGCCGCTACGTCGACGTCGGAGCCGGTCACCCGGAACACAACTCCGTGACGAAGCTCTTCTACGATGCAGGCTGGTCCGGGATCAACATCGAGCCGCTGCCGACGCTCGCGGACGCGCTCACCAAGCAGCGCCCACGCGACGTGACGCTCCAGGCCGCCGTCAGCGCGCGCGAGGCCGACTTCGCTGACCTCACCGTCGTCGATCTCTGGGACGAGCTCTCGACGATCTCGGACGAGCGCGCCGAAGAGCTGAGGGGCGAGGGGCGAGCTGTGACCACGACGACCGTTCCCGTGGTCCGGCTCGACGAGGTCCTCGCGGCTCACGGCATGCGCGACATCCAGTTCCTGAAGGTCGACGTCGAGGGTGCCGAGCTCGATGTGCTGCACACGATCGACCTGACGCGGACGCGGCCGTGGATCGCGGTCGTCGAGGTCGTCTCGGGCAACGCCGAGACGAACCCGCGCCGAGCGATCCGGCAGCACCTCGAGGATCACGACTATGTGCACGCGTACTTCGACGGCCTGAACGACTTCTACCTCGCCAAGGAGCTCGCCGACGAGCTTCTCCCGAACTTCGCCACGCCGGTCAACGTGACGGACGACTTCGTGGTCGTCGCCGACGGCGATCGTGTCATGGTCGAGCTCATCGGCGAGAAGGTGGGAATGGTGTCTCCCGCCCAGGCCAGCGAGGTGATGCAGCGCGTCGAGGCCGTGGTGCGTGACCGGATCGACTTCGAGACGCGGCTCCGTGACGTCGAGGCCGAACTGGCCTCGCGGCTCAGTGATTTCGAGGCTGCGCTGGCCGCGTCGGAGCAGCGCAACGACGAGGCCGAGGAGCGTGTCCGTGCCAGGGACGAGTCGATTCAGGGCTTGCAGCTGAGGGGCGAAGCTCTCGAGCAGACGTCGTTCGAGCGCGAGCGGATGGTCGCGTGGTACGCGGCAGAGGTGAGCAACTTCAGGAACCGCTTGCAGCGCCAGGAGAGTCTCGATGCCGAGCGCGCGGAGCGGCAGGAGGCTCAGCGCCGTGCCGCGCAGGACATCCAGCTCCGTCTTGACGGCGTGCTGGCGAGCACCTCGTGGCGCATCACCCTGCCCATGCGTGCCATTCGACGGCCACGGACGTACCTGAAGGAGTGGGTGCGTCGATGA